In a single window of the Lates calcarifer isolate ASB-BC8 linkage group LG1, TLL_Latcal_v3, whole genome shotgun sequence genome:
- the slitrk5b gene encoding SLIT and NTRK-like protein 5 has product MHLWISYVLLSATSVCTVEMFGSYGDICQRLCACEEREGILTVSCENRGIVSLSDISPVYFSQYHLLLTGNLLRKLSANDFVEYKGLTILHLGNNDISEVEAGAFNGLQGLKRLHLNNNKIDALKEEFFFGLESLEYLQIDYNYITHVAPNAFSRLRHLEVLILNDNLISTLPVNIFQYVPLTHLDLRGNQLKVLPYSGLLEHMNSVVELQLEENPWNCSCELIALKTWLESISYTALVGDVVCEFPFRLHGRDLDEVSKQELCPRRAIAEYEMPSLPHLSSDAYYRTTPALATASFTSSGIARSSSRPTKGPRQSGKLKSRPTARIPSNKPQNYGQIISYQTKSPVPLDCPTACTCNLQISDLGLNVNCQERKIEHISDLRPKPYNPKKMYLTGNYIPVVRRSDFIDATGLDLLHLGNNRIARIHDRAFGDLTHLRRLYLNGNLIDHLTADMFYGLESLQFLYLEYNVIKEVAPDTFQHVPKLQLLFLNNNLLKTLPVGTFNGLTLARLNLRNNHLRYLPVSGVLDQLTALVQVDLFENPWDCSCSILELKMWLEQLSTGTVVNNVICGSPKKLAGEDMRYIKTANFCPNNSDILASMIPPSEESFPGSTITIETSLDSDTQYSAIPLSVMILALLLMFIVSVFVAAGLFVAMKKRRQKNQNEQNNSMNACISSLNMEYGLYKKGSIPKVRTSAGHVYEYIPPPTESTCRTTAQTPTDRKSVDGFREFDELSGAFLGNSDEEAVSNVISSEYSATTPEPLNKPSTPHQDDPCYYRDVLEPDKHRRYSNTLPCRHAAHSSSQYTSDFDARHQYMHPERIQQTILYCTAPSTVYVEPNRSEYWELKAKLHIDPDYLEVLEKRTTFTQF; this is encoded by the coding sequence ATGCATCTTTGGATTTCATATGTTTTGCTAAGTGCAACGTCAGTCTGCACTGTTGAGATGTTTGGCAGTTATGGAGACATATGTCAAAGACTGTGTGcctgtgaggagagagaggggattcTTACAGTTAGCTGTGAAAACAGAGGAATTGTAAGTCTCTCAGACATAAGCCCAGTGTACTTCTCCCAGTATCATCTGCTGCTTACAGGGAATCTTTTGAGAAAGCTGTCTGCCAATGATTTTGTTGAGTACAAAGGACTGACAATATTACATCTGGGAAATAATGACATATCCGAGGTTGAAGCAGGAGCTTTTAATGGACTTCAGGGATTAAAACGATTACATctcaacaataacaaaattGATGCCTTGAAGGAAGAGTTTTTCTTTGGCCTTGAAAGTCTGGAATATCTACAAATTGATTATAATTATATCACTCATGTGGCGCCAAATGCCTTCAGCAGACTTCGACATCTGGAGGTCCTGATTCTAAATGACAACTTAATATCTACTCTGCCTGTGAACATTTTTCAGTATGTACCATTGACTCATTTGGACTTAAGGGGGAATCAGCTCAAAGTGCTTCCCTACTCAGGTCTGCTGGAGCACATGAACAGCGTCGTGGAGTTACAGCTGGAGGAGAATCCCTGGAACTGTTCCTGTGAGCTGATTGCCCTCAAAACCTGGCTCGAGAGCATTTCTTACACAGCTTTAGTTGGTGACGTTGTTTGCGAGTTCCCTTTCCGGCTTCACGGGAGAGATCTTGATGAAGTTTCAAAACAGGAGTTGTGCCCAAGGAGAGCCATCGCTGAATATGAGATGCCATCCCTGCCACATTTGAGCAGTGATGCATACTACAGGACCACGCCAGCTCTAGCAACAGCCTCCTTCACCTCGTCTGGGATTGCACGATCCTCATCAAGACCCACTAAGGGACCCCGACAGTCAGGCAAATTAAAATCAAGACCCACTGCTCGCATCCCTTCTAATAAACCACAAAATTATGGCCAAATTATTTCATATCAGACCAAATCTCCTGTGCCTTTAGATTGCCCAACTGCCTGCACCTGCAATCTTCAAATTTCAGACCTGGGCCTGAATGTGAATTGCCAGGAGCGAAAGATTGAACATATCTCGGACTTAAGACCCAAACCTTACAATCCCAAAAAGATGTATCTCACAGGGAATTACATCCCTGTGGTGCGTCGATCAGATTTTATTGACGCAACTGGATTAGATTTGCTTCATCTTGGTAACAATCGAATAGCTCGCATACATGACAGAGCATTTGGCGATTTGACACATCTAAGAAGACTTTACCTTAATGGGAATTTGATAGACCATCTTACTGCTGATATGTTTTATGGATTGGAAAGCCTGCAGTTCTTATATTTAGAATACAATGTAATCAAAGAGGTTGCTCCTGATACCTTTCAGCATGTACCCAAACTTCAGCTTCTTTTTCTGAACAATAACCTCTTGAAAACTTTACCAGTGGGAACATTTAATGGCTTGACATTAGCCAGGCTAAATCTTCGCAACAACCATCTGCGATACCTGCCAGTCAGTGGTGTACTAGATCAGCTTACAGCACTGGTGCAAGTTGATTTGTTTGAGAATCCCTGGGATTGCTCTTGTAGCATCCTCGAGCTGAAGATGTGGCTGGAGCAGCTTAGCACAGGCACAGTTGTAAACAATGTCATCTGTGGCTCCCCTAAGAAACTAGCTGGGGAAGATATGAGATACATTAAGACAGCTAATTTCTGCCCTAATAACTCTGATATACTTGCCTCCATGATCCCACCCTCTGAAGAATCTTTTCCTGGCAGCACTATCACCATAGAAACATCCCTGGACTCTGACACACAATACAGTGCCATTCCACTATCTGTGATGATTCTTGCCCTTCTCCTCATGttcattgtgtctgtgtttgtggctgCAGGATTGTTCGTGGCCATGAAAAAGAGACgtcaaaaaaatcaaaatgagcAGAATAACTCCATGAATGCTTGCATTAGTTCTCTCAACATGGAATATGGCCTTTACAAAAAGGGATCCATTCCCAAAGTCAGAACATCTGCTGGACATGTGTATGAATATATCCCACCTCCCACAGAATCCACATGCCGAACTACTGCCCAAACCCCAACGGACAGGAAATCAGTGGATGGATTTAGAGAATTTGATGAGTTGAGTGGTGCTTTTCTGGGTAACTCAGATGAAGAGGCAGTCAGTAATGTAATAAGCTCAGAATACAGTGCCACTACTCCAGAGCCTCTCAACAAGCCCTCCACCCCTCACCAAGATGATCCATGTTACTACAGAGATGTACTTGAGCCTGACAAGCACAGACGCTACAGCAATACGTTACCATGCAGGCATGCAGCGCATTCATCAAGTCAGTATACCTCAGACTTTGATGCGAGGCATCAATACATGCACCCAGAGAGAATACAACAGACAATACTCTATTGTACAGCACCAAGTACTGTTTATGTGGAGCCAAACAGGAGCGAGTACTGGGAACTTAAAGCAAAACTTCATATTGATCCTGATTACCTTGAGGTTCTTGAAAAACGTACCACTTTTACACAGTTTTAA